The DNA segment ataatgtaaaaaatttctaataattatttttatagatatatatcatatcatcaaattaaatttgtattcaatatgttttaatttattgcaaCTAAAGTGTTTCAAGCCCGATATTTGTCATACAATATCGAAAGAATATCGAGATATGCGAAATTCTACCTTTGGACTTCAAAGGCATCGTGTAATGGTAACTTGTATCACCTTAAAATAATCAAGttgaacatattatatatatatattattgattAGGATGAAGAGACTAGCTAAACTCTGGGtgactgtctgttcgtccgtctgtgGAAGCTGtgacttgaataaaaatttagatattttaatgaaacttggcacacatgttccttggcaaaacaATTTAAGGACCAGTAACCGAAAGGCATAAAAGGCCATAACTAAGTCGTAAAGCCCGAActtgcccttccttacttgttcgcATTTAGTTTTCCAGTTAGCACCGGAACTTCTCAGGACTCTTgagattatatttttatgtccTGAAcggagtatattaagtttgccagaTATTTGTTGAATCCGGAGAAAATATCGGAGACCTTGTAAAATGTTTGGCGGTAGtcctgaaaattttcatatgttCTTTTCTTCCTtagaagctgctaatttgtggCAATAGGACACTATAGCATACtgcggccatacaaactgaactatcgtaATAAAATGCcagtaagaaaaacttttttatttgacaaattatcttCACGGAATTCAGCATAACATATTTTCCAAGATCCTTTGTATTTAGTATCCGCATGAGTTGTGACTCTTTTATAGCTAGCGCgcgaattgttcagatcggaccactatagcatatgtgtatgcatatagtTGCCTTCCGAACTTCCGATgaagtataaaataaagttgTAAACTCTTAAAGCCCAGTTATCATAATGTTCTCTGTGTGTGCTCGTATATTTAACGCAAAGACATGACATAATGAAGAGTGAAGTTATTGTTTTTCTCCTCGAAATAACAACATGGAACGCACTACTCTACTTTAAAATAAACCTACTTTTCAACAATCACTTCAGGGCTGAAACCGTAACCCTTTTTTAAGTGAATACCGCATTGCACACATTTGTGCTCACTCGCTAAACATTATTTTCCTCACAGCAGGGCTCTTATGCCTCGCCGGTATAGAAGTCAATGGCGAGGTGGCGATAAGCACGCCACAAGAGCCAATAGCTGCACTTTTATTACTTAACCTCAATACCAAAAGTTCTAATTTTGAGCTATAAAAGTCTAGACTATTTTCCAAATCAAGCATTCCAGTTGTCGCATTACACAGAACATGTACCATTACAAAATAATCGGTTTACTGGCAGTCCAGTTGGCGCTACTCGCTGCCGTCAGTGGTCGCGTCGTAACAAAGTACGAAAATGAAATTCTATATCCACCACAGACAAATTCACGCATTGTCGGTGGCGCAGCGGCACCCGATGGACTGGCGCCATATCAAATTTCCATGCAGAATCTACGCGGTCGTCACTTCTGTGGCGGTGCCATCATCGATCAGCGTTGGATAGTCACCGCCTCACATTGTGTGGCGGGCGCAACAGCTCCTAAAATACAAATCCTCACTGGcgcacaaaatttgaaaaacaacacTGGCAAATACTACTACCCCGACCGCATTGTGATGCACACAAACTACAACCATCCGCCATATGCCAACGATATTGCGCTCTTGCACTTGAACGATTCGATTGTCTATGATGAACACACGCAGGCGGTGAAGTATGCTTACGAGCCGCTGAAGAAGGATGATGAGTTGGTGCTCACCGGTTGGGGTTCCATGGCGTTGGGTGGCTCCACACCGGATGTCCTGCAGACACTGACTGTACGTGTTGTGCCATATGAAGAGTGCCGCGCAGCACACACTGACAATTTGTCGAGCTACGTGGATGTGGGTCACTTGTGCACCTTCAATGATAACGGTAAAGGTGCTTGTCACGGTGATTCAGGTGGTCCGCTGGTGCATAATGGCACGCTGGTCGCTTTGGTCAATTGGGGATTGCCCTGCGCAAAGGGTTATCCTGATGTGCATGCGAGTGTGGCTTATTATCACGACTTCATACGCACTCAATTAGCCGCAACCACTGAGGTAGAGGCTTTGGAGAATTGAGCAATAAAGGAGAAGAATAATAAGGAAGTTtagttaaaatgaaaaattcggaaaaaaaataaataatagaaataatacaattttcatCGCCGaaacaaattgataaaatggCGTAATTTGGACAAATTCTTTCGATGTCACGAGcgtaattaaaagaaataattgagcTATATATAGCACACACTATATCCATGCTTTCTCAAAGATACGGTTCACAGTTGCACTATgagtttaagaaaaatttagctccaaaaagtatgcaaaataaatttgccTAAGATTGTTTTCAACAAATACCCTGTAGGAATTTCAATTAATCTTGTGGTGAACTTTATAggattgattaaaattttatttaattgaaagtctatttctaattattatttatccGTTATACAAATAATAGCATAAATACCTTTGTTAGATATCTTGTCCATACGTTCATATAAATGCGAACCAATACCTCAGTTTTcgagttatcgatctgaaatttttcacacgtcCTTTTTCTGCCCAAGAAACCGCTCATTTGTCGAATCCGTCGGTATAGGATCAAtagagcatatatgtagctgtcatacaaattgaacgcaCAAATTCcagttcttgcatggaaaactttttcatctgACAAGATATCtgtacaaaatttgacatggataaTTGTCTAAGACAATGTTGCAATATTTGAAGAAACAGATCAGATCGGACCATATTACCATATAGTTGGTATACAAGCCGACCGATAgaaatcgagttcttgtatagaaatatGACCAGAATGACGGGACGCTTTGAAGTCCGGGTGATTgtcagtctgtccgtccatccgacCGTGCAAGCTGTTACTTGAGTAAAAGTTAAGATATATTGATAAAACTTGGGTCCATAAGAAATTCGGTATTGTTGATGGGCGTAATCTAACCACTGCCACTCCGACAAGATATCATTAATCGATATAAAGTGCAATAACAAAGTTGCATTAAGTTACAAAGCTATTTTATAGTACAACGAATTGCATTAAGAGATGCCCCCTCTGgtttgaaaatcattaaaaagtaGATGCGGCCTCGCTccctaataggtttaatgtacatatctcccaaACCATTAAAGCTTTGAAGTTTGAACAAGACAAATCTATTCGACTCTTCTTAAGACTGTGTaaaaataggtgaaatcggatgataaccccgcccaATTCTCATACAAcgattttgttaaaaacaacTGAAAGTTTCATAACTTCAAATTTTACATCCGGGATGGTACAAGAGCTGTTTTTAATCGATGTCAAAAATTACGATAGGCGTGGCAGCGCCCACTTTTGATGAAATAACACATCTCGGAACCTGCCCAACCGATTTAAATCAAATTCggtgcataaaaatattatttgtattttacaacttgaaaatgatcgaAACCGGACGCAACCACGCCCCTTTCCCATATAGcagaatattaaatttcatatgatTCTAACACTTCTCAGTATCAATGAATATATTCAGATAAAATATTCCACAAATATTACCTTTGGTATGTCATTTGAAGtgtaaaattgtcaaaatcagaCCATAACTGTTCATGTCCCCagttacatattatattattgcaaatCGGAGAAAGTCTCTTTCTGATAATGTATGCCTGTGCCAATGAAAATGAGAGCGTGTCTTTTTCTAATGACAGCGTATCCCTGTTCATAAAACCATGACCTAGCCCACATATAACCAAtaacaggattttcgaacatccgacagATTTTACTCCATATATTGGTGATAGTATGTAAGGTACCTTAGTGAAACTCAGAGAGCATTTTATTCTGTTAATAGTACAAGTATGtagtaatgccaaaaatatgtgCCATTAGTCCGTGAATTATTCAAATTCCCaaatactacatataattattttcgatttataaaaaatcttaTGTCGAACATGTCGGTCAGATTgtgagttatatatttataaaattgcttgacaaTGTGTTCTCACGTATACCTTAGCAATTTCAAAACTAATGTGTGCCTGCTCATTAGTTGCTCGGGCCCCAATATACCCTTTATAATGGTTTCCGACTTCTCATCGGATTTTATGGTAAAACCATTCAGATTGGtcaaaatttttgatactttaataaaattgtccgtttgaatttttttccttaaaaattatgTGGGTTTACTGAGTATGAATGGAGTTGGAATTTCGATTCTCTGATTGACGTTTTCCACATTAACTCAATATGCTAAAATTAGCCTCTCCGATTAAGTTTATGTCAGATATGTATATCTCATTTGAGGATGATTTGAATATAAACATGGTTGACGCTAAAAACTAAGTGAGCCTATGACTTTCAATATAAGTTAATAAGTtaccaaatttgtttttaatctaTTTACCAGTGCGTCGAAcaatgaatgttgaattctttcgcaaaaattttaatataaagtttcgCCAACACCTGAAAGTATTTCCCGGACCTTGGCATTTACATGTtgaaagtgtataaaatgttcggttacacccgcaCTGAGCGCTTCCctacttgttttgttttctattcTTATTAGTTGTCTaccgaaataaatatttcgtaatttttacagaaattaGTTTAAAGTTATTTTCAGAATCtgcatttgtttatataaaatgctAGCGAACCAATTTCGGTTTATCTTATCAAACATTGCTAGTCTTCTTCTGAAATTCTACCATGtattatacttgtacatatctATTTCCAAGCTGCGTAGGTGCGCTGGTACTTTTGGTACCTGACTTTGAACATTTCCGCATTTAAATGAgtcatacaaacaaattttaaacttcattaTAATAAGATTTTGAATTCGTTTACTCCAAATTAAGTATTCTTTTCCTTGCAAATAGTTTGTACTTTGCCCAAAAGTTCCCAACAACTCGCTACTTGTGGCAAAACTATGCTAATACCTTATCTCTACTTTCTTGTTTTCAAGTGCGGAAATATTTGATACAAACTTATTTACTAGATCATGAAATTACTTGATATTTTATGgacttaaaataaaactttattaggTCTTtcttaaattgtatttaatatggCTTATCGCTTCTGTTTATATCGCATTTTATTTTCCTGGTGGGCATGAAGCATGGGCATTTCTGATAAGAAGCGCCACTAAATTgataatattcaaacaaaaatagacgtataaaaaataatataaaaatgtttgaatctATATAATTGATTTacccaaaatattttgtttataattaatcacaactactaaaaatataaacagaCGAAAGAAATGAATATTATTGTTATTCTGTCTAGGCAAAAATCACAAACTAGCCAGGACAGATAACTTTCAAGTGTTTCCTGTTCATATTATCAGTAGCAGTTTTTTGAGTTCCGATTTGTAGAAACTGTTGGAAAAGACACAAACGAAAGGCATATGAGTTTTACACTGCagactcattaaaaacttgttCACATAATATCGAACCAACGTATCTCAAAATAGAGACCAATAACATCTGTTAACAGCACAGTTGTGGCTAAGATCCTTGAGATGCATTCTAATATGGGCAACGAAACATCGTTCGAACACCTTGTAATTAATTTCCAGCTAATAACACAGGTCTGTAACAAAATTGTATGTGGATGTTTTCAACTGAACTATACGCATTTAAGTGTTCTAAGGCTaggttattttgcaaaattgaaattttattaaaaacggCGTGTTTTTTGGCTGACTTGAAGAAATGCTTAGAATCACTTCCAATCCCGGAAAACAAAGAGGGTAAAGGATTTGGTGGATGGACCAATTGTGGCATTTTACTTCACCTTCAGTAAAACATAAATCAGTGGATTCCCCACTGTATTTTAACGCcttacaatatttacaaattattaccATTTTCACAATTGTTACCGATTTGTCGGCACAATAATCTATTGCCAGATCATAGTGATACGCAGCTCGTTCCAGGATGACATTATGTCTTGATCGCTCAATTTCATTATGTCATGTCGCTACGAACTCGTCAAACTCTAAACCTACCTACTTCATTGTCACTCTCTGAAAAACGCAATTCTGTCATAGAAATATGACTATTTTCTTGATCTGCCTCTATCTTGTCCgtaattaaatgtatttaatcaaagtgagaaaagttctcgcGCACTTAGCAGTAAAGTATCACTATCACAAAAGATCAACACGGTCAAgctgtgagatatattattgcAATTCGGAGAGAGTCTTTATGATAATAGTATAcctgtgtgtcaaaaatatattgaatctAGTGAATACTTCTCTTAGTCCCAATATAccttatagaaatattttcaaacttcttGGTGACTTCATACcgcatatattggccaatatgtgagttatctcattgaaaatgagagagatgactatttttttcttgtagACAACAAAACTTGAAATGTCACTATTACAAAGCATCTGATGGTTGTCAAATATGAAACATTATGATTGTGTtcagaaatttaatttgtgacaaaacttaaaatttatctATCCACATAAAAATAAACTGATTTATAGTTAAAAACTGAAATGAGATAAAATCAAGTTTATTTTTGACCTCAGAATAAATATGTAGTTCGAAAGATATAAAAATTCTAAGAACTATTCTCtcaatatgttttttgaacGACGAGAGACACATCAAAGGAAAAACGAAAGCAGCCAAGCACTTCcatatttatttaccttttaaACCATATctgaatttatataaataattcaatatcaAAATTGGttaaatcggtccagccgttctcgagcttTACTGAGACTAACTAAgagcaattaatttttatgtatgtatgtatagtatatagattttgaaatttttcacattttttttacattttaaacgataaatatttttataacaatctactatgtcaatgtcgatattcgccgtggccaacgcgcaaaggaccataaatctttcgcagaacttttctctcgaaaactcgcaacgtcgacttatcagttTTTGTCATCATCCgagcctctgcaccacatagcagaacgggaattctgagtgacttatagaggttggtttttgttcgtcgagagaggactttacttctcaattgcctactcagtccgaagtagcacctgttggcaagagttatcctgcgttggatttccaggctgacattgttggtgatgtttacactggttccaagataaacgaaattatctacgagttcaaagttatgactgtcaacagtgacgtgaagccaagtcgcgagtgcgacgactgtttgtttgatgacaggaaatatatcgtcttgccctcgtttactgccagacccatttgctttgcttccttgtccagtctggagaaagtagaactaagcgcgggtgttgaggccgatgataacAATATCAGAGACccatgaaattttattaatatcgcTCTATTATTCAGCATAAAATACTTCGGATACTCCATAGCACCAAAGAGGTCGTGTATTTTGAGTTTAGATATTTTCAATGTGATTGGGATTTAATACTTCATCACATTCTCTCAAGAGGCACATTTTGAACCCTGAACTTCACTTTTCAATGAGTATATAACGAACTCAGGCATTTCGAAAGGACTAATTGCCAGTCAATGTTTATATACTATGGTATTAGTAACTAGATGCTGACGCTTTAACAGTTTTCATTTTCCGAAAACGTTACAGGAAATGATCGTGAGAGATATTCAAGGTAGAAATAGAAGtactatacatatagtataactcGATTATCTAGTCGACAAAATCTATTTGACAAATATTTCCACTCTACAAACCCaggaaaatataaacatttcaattgttcaatcaaataaattcagtttaatgttttaaaatatagtttttgtgactaaagttttgtataaaaaattaaagactaagtgataacttaaatatttgttcgCGAAGGcattttcttcatatttctgcaactccaataacatcccATGTCACCCGAAGACTTAGCAAGCGTTATTACCCGCGATGGTACTGACAATCCAATCATGATAGTAGGCAACACTGGCAAACGTGTCCGGATAACCGATAGCGCATGGTTCACCACCGTTGACAACACCAACTTGTACGTTATTGGCATCGACCAATGGGCCGCCAGAATCGTAGCTGCAAGAACCTTTACTCTCCTTAGTCGATGTGCAAATGTGACCATCGCCGacgaatttttgatttttgaccgaaGTCAAGCAAGTGGCGTGATCCAGATACTTCAAACTCACTTTATTCAGTTTGCTAACAGCATTACCCCAAGCTTTAAGGCTGCCCCAACCGCTGAGCACCACACTATCGCCGTCCTTCAGTGTATTACTCGTAGCCAATTCCACGGCTGCAGTGTTGCTATCGAACTCAATCGGTTTGCTCAGACGCACCAAGGCAATATCATTGTGATACGTTGGTTTATTGTAGAGACAATGTACTTTCACGTCTTCCACAGTGTATTCGCCGCCGGGCTTATTCCATTCCACAGTGCCAGTGACGATCTTCAGGTATTGTTTAGGCCAATCCATGCAATGCCCCGCTGTTAAGATCCATTCC comes from the Bactrocera neohumeralis isolate Rockhampton chromosome 2, APGP_CSIRO_Bneo_wtdbg2-racon-allhic-juicebox.fasta_v2, whole genome shotgun sequence genome and includes:
- the LOC126761845 gene encoding chymotrypsin-1-like; its protein translation is MYHYKIIGLLAVQLALLAAVSGRVVTKYENEILYPPQTNSRIVGGAAAPDGLAPYQISMQNLRGRHFCGGAIIDQRWIVTASHCVAGATAPKIQILTGAQNLKNNTGKYYYPDRIVMHTNYNHPPYANDIALLHLNDSIVYDEHTQAVKYAYEPLKKDDELVLTGWGSMALGGSTPDVLQTLTVRVVPYEECRAAHTDNLSSYVDVGHLCTFNDNGKGACHGDSGGPLVHNGTLVALVNWGLPCAKGYPDVHASVAYYHDFIRTQLAATTEVEALEN
- the LOC126755731 gene encoding chymotrypsin-2, translating into MFKVAIILFSVLTLRTNCEARGINATPNNVPIQGRIVGGDEVALAAIPYQVAIKNTFGEFVCGGSIVAPEWILTAGHCMDWPKQYLKIVTGTVEWNKPGGEYTVEDVKVHCLYNKPTYHNDIALVRLSKPIEFDSNTAAVELATSNTLKDGDSVVLSGWGSLKAWGNAVSKLNKVSLKYLDHATCLTSVKNQKFVGDGHICTSTKESKGSCSYDSGGPLVDANNVQVGVVNGGEPCAIGYPDTFASVAYYHDWIVSTIAGNNAC